One Pseudomonas sp. MH9.2 DNA segment encodes these proteins:
- the cbiB gene encoding adenosylcobinamide-phosphate synthase CbiB, with translation MSMALLSVAGVALDALLGEPKRAHPLVAFGRFADRIEQRFNSAGRGWRSHGVTAWFIAVIPLTLLVTFFSWLPYIGGWVEVLALYCALGLRSLGEHVEPVAQALRSGDLDEARRRVGYLVSRQTTELDSTEVARAATESVLENGSDAVFAALFWFVVAGAPGVVLYRLSNTLDAMWGYRNERFERFGWAAAKIDDVLNYIPARLVALTYALLGNTRLALRCWRSQAPGWDSPNAGPVMAAGAGALGVELGGAAIYHGELHQRPQLGEGAPADAQSIDRGWQLVQRGVWLWLLVLCVGAELYA, from the coding sequence ATGAGCATGGCGTTGTTGAGCGTCGCCGGGGTTGCGCTGGATGCGCTGCTGGGCGAGCCGAAACGGGCGCACCCGCTGGTGGCGTTCGGGCGCTTTGCCGACCGGATCGAACAGCGTTTCAATTCGGCTGGGCGCGGTTGGCGCAGTCATGGGGTCACCGCCTGGTTCATCGCGGTGATCCCGTTGACGCTGCTGGTGACTTTTTTCAGCTGGTTGCCCTATATAGGCGGGTGGGTGGAGGTTCTGGCGCTGTATTGCGCGCTGGGTTTGCGCAGCCTTGGCGAGCACGTCGAGCCGGTGGCGCAGGCCTTGCGCAGCGGTGACCTGGACGAAGCCCGTCGTCGCGTGGGCTATCTGGTGAGTCGGCAGACAACGGAGCTGGACTCGACTGAAGTCGCCCGCGCGGCCACCGAATCAGTCTTGGAAAACGGCAGCGATGCAGTGTTCGCCGCCTTGTTCTGGTTTGTTGTCGCGGGTGCGCCGGGGGTGGTGTTGTATCGCTTGAGCAATACCCTGGATGCTATGTGGGGCTATCGCAATGAACGTTTCGAACGGTTTGGCTGGGCGGCGGCAAAAATCGATGATGTCTTGAATTACATTCCGGCACGCCTGGTGGCGTTGACCTACGCGCTGCTGGGCAACACCCGATTGGCCCTGCGCTGCTGGCGTTCTCAAGCACCTGGCTGGGACAGTCCGAATGCCGGTCCGGTGATGGCCGCCGGTGCGGGCGCGCTAGGCGTGGAGTTGGGTGGGGCAGCGATTTATCACGGTGAACTGCACCAGCGTCCGCAATTGGGCGAAGGCGCGCCGGCTGATGCTCAGTCGATCGATCGTGGCTGGCAACTGGTCCAGCGCGGTGTCTGGTTGTGGTTGCTGGTCCTGTGCGTGGGGGCTGAACTGTATGCTTGA
- the bluB gene encoding 5,6-dimethylbenzimidazole synthase, translating into MNDQAFSPDERAAVYRAIAERRDMRHFIGGSVAPELLARLLEAAHQAPSVGLMQPWRFIRISDRSLRESIKAQVEAERILTAEALGERSDDFMKLKVEGINDCAEVLVAALMDDRERHIFGRRTLPEMDMASLSCAIQNLWLAARAEGLGMGWVSLFEPQALADLLGMPAGAKPLAILCLGPVAEFYPAPMLVLEGWAQARPLSELLYENQWGVSR; encoded by the coding sequence ATGAATGATCAGGCGTTCAGCCCCGACGAACGTGCGGCGGTGTATCGAGCGATTGCCGAGCGTCGCGACATGCGCCACTTCATCGGTGGTAGCGTGGCGCCGGAGCTGCTGGCGCGATTGCTCGAAGCGGCGCATCAGGCGCCCAGCGTCGGGTTGATGCAACCGTGGCGCTTTATTCGCATCAGTGACCGGTCGCTGCGGGAGAGCATCAAGGCACAGGTCGAGGCAGAGCGGATTCTTACCGCAGAAGCCTTGGGTGAGCGCTCCGACGATTTCATGAAGCTCAAAGTCGAAGGCATTAACGATTGCGCGGAAGTGCTGGTCGCGGCGCTGATGGATGATCGCGAGCGGCATATCTTCGGGCGCCGCACCTTGCCGGAAATGGACATGGCGTCCTTGTCCTGCGCGATTCAGAATTTGTGGCTGGCAGCGCGTGCCGAAGGGTTGGGCATGGGCTGGGTTTCACTGTTCGAACCGCAAGCGCTGGCCGACCTGCTGGGCATGCCGGCGGGGGCAAAACCCTTGGCGATTCTGTGTCTGGGACCGGTGGCCGAGTTTTACCCGGCGCCCATGCTGGTGCTGGAAGGGTGGGCGCAGGCGCGTCCGCTGAGCGAATTGCTCTACGAAAACCAGTGGGGAGTGAGTCGATGA
- a CDS encoding cobyric acid synthase produces MTTLMVQGTTSDAGKSTLVTALCRWLTRQGVRVVPFKPQNMALNSAVTADGGEIGRAQAVQAQAAGLEPHTDMNPVLLKPNSDTGAQVIIHGRAVTTMNAVAYHGYKEVAMQAVLASHQRLSAAYPVVMVEGAGSPAEINLRAGDIANMGFAEAVDCPVLLIADINRGGVFAHLVGTLELLSPSEQARVKGFIINRFRGDIALLQPGLDWLEARTGKPVIGVLPYVMDLHLEAEDGLDQRQTDKVEQVLNVVVPVLPRISNHTDFDPLRLHPQVNLQFVGPGQPIPAADLIILPGSKSVRSDLAFLRSHGWDIAIARHLRYGGKVLGICGGLQMLGQQLHDPLGLEGAPGSSAGLGMLDINTVLEEQKQLRNVRGHLALEDAPVSGYEIHAGVTTGAALEHAAVRLDDGRHDGAQSADGQILGTYLHGLFESPPACAALLRWAGLENVQHVDYHALRERDIERLADLVENHLDGALLRTLCGLDDAGLEGN; encoded by the coding sequence ATGACCACCTTGATGGTGCAGGGGACGACGTCAGACGCCGGTAAAAGCACGCTGGTGACCGCGCTCTGTCGCTGGTTGACCCGTCAGGGCGTTCGCGTGGTGCCTTTCAAGCCGCAGAACATGGCGCTCAACAGCGCAGTGACGGCGGACGGTGGCGAGATCGGCCGAGCGCAAGCGGTGCAGGCCCAGGCCGCTGGGCTCGAGCCACACACCGACATGAATCCGGTGTTGCTCAAGCCTAATAGCGACACGGGCGCGCAGGTCATCATCCACGGCCGGGCGGTGACCACCATGAACGCGGTGGCGTATCACGGCTATAAAGAGGTCGCGATGCAGGCGGTGCTGGCCTCGCACCAACGCTTGAGTGCGGCCTATCCGGTGGTCATGGTCGAAGGCGCCGGATCGCCTGCCGAAATCAACCTGCGTGCTGGCGACATCGCCAACATGGGCTTCGCCGAAGCGGTGGATTGCCCTGTCCTGTTGATTGCCGATATCAATCGCGGCGGGGTCTTCGCCCACTTGGTGGGCACCCTGGAACTGCTGTCCCCGAGTGAGCAGGCGCGGGTCAAAGGTTTCATCATCAATCGTTTTCGCGGCGATATCGCCTTACTGCAACCGGGCCTCGACTGGCTGGAAGCGCGCACCGGCAAACCGGTGATCGGCGTGCTGCCGTATGTGATGGATTTGCACCTCGAGGCCGAAGATGGTCTCGATCAGCGCCAGACCGACAAGGTCGAGCAGGTGCTGAATGTGGTGGTGCCGGTATTGCCGCGTATCAGCAATCACACGGACTTTGACCCGTTGCGCCTGCACCCACAGGTGAATCTGCAGTTCGTCGGTCCTGGCCAGCCGATCCCGGCTGCGGACTTGATTATCCTGCCTGGCTCGAAAAGCGTGCGCAGCGATCTGGCGTTCTTGCGCAGCCACGGCTGGGACATCGCCATCGCCCGGCACCTGCGCTATGGCGGCAAGGTGTTGGGCATTTGTGGTGGTTTGCAGATGCTCGGTCAGCAGCTGCATGACCCGCTGGGGCTCGAAGGCGCGCCCGGTTCCAGCGCCGGTTTGGGCATGCTGGACATCAACACCGTGCTGGAAGAACAGAAACAACTGCGCAATGTGCGTGGCCATCTCGCGCTTGAAGACGCGCCCGTGAGCGGTTACGAAATTCACGCGGGGGTGACCACTGGCGCGGCGCTGGAGCATGCCGCCGTGCGCCTTGATGATGGTCGCCATGACGGTGCACAGAGTGCCGACGGGCAAATTCTCGGCACCTACCTGCACGGCCTGTTCGAGTCGCCGCCAGCGTGTGCTGCATTACTGCGCTGGGCGGGCCTGGAGAATGTGCAGCACGTCGACTACCACGCGCTGCGCGAACGCGACATCGAGCGACTGGCGGACCTGGTTGAGAACCACTTGGACGGCGCGCTTTTGCGAACCCTGTGTGGTTTGGACGACGCTGGTTTAGAGGGCAACTGA
- a CDS encoding MFS transporter: MTSVWRTSGWILLGSALILALSLGVRHGFGLFLAPMSAQFGWGREVFAFAIAFQNLIWGLAQPFAGALADRFGAAKVVFVGGILYAVGLACMGMADSPLSLSLSAGVLIGIGLSGTSFSVILGVVGRALPPEKRSMGMGIASAAGSFGQFAMLPGSLGLIGWLGWSGALLVLSVLVAMILPLVAMIKDVPTPLTGGEQTLREALHEACTHSGFRLLALGFFVCGFQVVFIGVHLPAYLVDQHLPVKVGTTVLALIGLFNIFGTYTAGWLGGRMSKPRLLTSLYLIRAVVIALFLWVPLSETTAYLFGVAMGLLWLSTVPLTNGTVATLFGVRNLSMLGGIVFLFHQLGAFLGGWLGGVVYDRTGNYDLIWHVSILLSLLAAALNWPVRERPVARLQVQGVVL, from the coding sequence ATGACATCGGTCTGGCGTACCAGTGGTTGGATTTTGCTGGGGAGTGCGTTGATCCTCGCGTTGTCCCTGGGTGTGCGGCATGGCTTCGGTTTGTTTCTGGCGCCCATGAGTGCTCAGTTCGGTTGGGGGCGTGAGGTATTTGCCTTTGCGATTGCATTCCAGAACCTGATTTGGGGCCTGGCCCAGCCGTTCGCAGGCGCACTGGCGGATCGCTTCGGTGCGGCGAAAGTGGTGTTTGTCGGCGGGATTCTTTATGCCGTGGGCCTGGCATGCATGGGCATGGCCGATTCGCCGTTGTCCCTATCCCTGAGCGCCGGTGTGTTGATCGGTATCGGTTTGTCCGGCACCTCATTTTCGGTGATTCTGGGCGTGGTCGGTCGAGCGCTGCCACCCGAGAAACGCAGCATGGGCATGGGCATCGCCAGTGCGGCCGGTTCATTCGGTCAATTCGCCATGTTACCCGGCTCCCTCGGCCTGATTGGCTGGCTTGGCTGGTCGGGGGCATTGCTGGTGCTGAGCGTGCTGGTAGCGATGATTCTGCCGCTGGTTGCAATGATCAAAGATGTGCCGACGCCACTCACTGGAGGCGAACAAACCCTGCGTGAAGCCCTGCATGAAGCCTGTACCCACTCGGGTTTCCGGCTCTTGGCCCTGGGTTTTTTCGTCTGTGGTTTTCAGGTGGTTTTCATCGGTGTGCATTTACCTGCGTATCTGGTCGATCAACACCTGCCCGTCAAAGTCGGCACCACGGTGTTGGCCCTGATTGGTCTGTTCAATATCTTCGGTACTTACACGGCCGGTTGGCTGGGCGGGCGTATGTCCAAACCACGCTTGCTGACCAGCCTGTACCTGATTCGCGCTGTGGTGATTGCCTTGTTCCTGTGGGTGCCGCTGAGTGAGACCACGGCCTACCTGTTTGGCGTCGCCATGGGCCTGCTGTGGCTCTCCACCGTGCCTCTAACCAACGGTACGGTCGCCACTCTGTTCGGGGTGCGCAACCTGTCGATGCTCGGTGGTATCGTCTTCTTGTTCCACCAATTGGGTGCCTTCCTCGGTGGCTGGTTGGGTGGCGTGGTGTATGACCGCACGGGGAATTACGATTTGATCTGGCACGTGTCGATCCTGCTCAGCCTGCTGGCTGCTGCCCTGAACTGGCCGGTGCGCGAGCGGCCGGTGGCGCGGTTGCAGGTTCAGGGCGTGGTGCTGTGA
- a CDS encoding OmpP1/FadL family transporter, which produces MKKVMLKTTLSLAIGMVSTQVFASGFAVNEQSVSGMGTGFAGRSSSAEDASTVFGNPAGMSRIKREQVSLGAVALDAKTDIHDGVGRPFGGSNDGDMVPLIAVPMGYYVKPIDDHWTFGVGIYAPFGLVTQYEHGFAGRYYGKKSDVKVVTLQPTVSYAFNDKISIGFGPTINRIDGELTSATPTVTRAGVGPDGQVRIKGNDTALGYNIGILAQVTDRTRVGLTYHSVVDFKLEGHTEIDGAGFGPYSGSKYDASLSLKTPESTDFSVTHELNDDWTLYAGTTYTRWSRLQNITVKNSGVAAALGGSAGPIGTITEEQNWHDTWAHAIGAAYKLNKQWTLRTGFSVDQSPTNNTDRSPRIPTGDRRAISFGAGYSPTDDLTIDVAYSYLKEEDTTVNLSSPTKGTYSSTYNNSAHGFGTSVTYRF; this is translated from the coding sequence ATGAAAAAAGTAATGCTCAAGACCACACTTAGCCTCGCCATCGGCATGGTATCCACTCAAGTTTTTGCCTCAGGCTTCGCGGTCAACGAGCAGAGCGTCAGCGGCATGGGCACGGGTTTCGCCGGTCGCTCTTCTTCTGCCGAAGACGCCAGCACTGTGTTCGGTAACCCGGCCGGTATGTCGCGCATCAAGCGTGAACAGGTCAGCCTGGGCGCTGTAGCTCTCGACGCAAAAACCGATATCCATGACGGTGTCGGCCGTCCATTCGGCGGCAGCAATGATGGCGATATGGTTCCACTGATCGCCGTACCCATGGGTTACTACGTAAAGCCTATTGATGATCACTGGACCTTTGGTGTCGGCATTTACGCCCCCTTCGGCCTGGTCACCCAGTATGAACATGGCTTCGCCGGTCGCTACTACGGTAAGAAAAGTGACGTAAAAGTCGTTACTTTGCAGCCTACTGTCAGCTATGCGTTCAATGACAAAATCTCCATCGGTTTTGGTCCGACCATCAACCGCATCGACGGCGAATTGACCTCGGCCACCCCGACAGTCACCCGTGCAGGCGTAGGCCCTGACGGCCAAGTCAGGATCAAGGGCAACGACACCGCCCTTGGTTACAACATCGGTATCCTCGCTCAAGTCACTGACCGCACCCGTGTAGGCCTGACCTACCACTCAGTGGTCGACTTCAAACTTGAAGGCCATACTGAGATTGATGGCGCAGGCTTTGGCCCGTACAGCGGCAGCAAGTACGACGCTTCACTCAGCCTCAAGACACCTGAGTCCACGGACTTTTCGGTCACTCACGAATTGAACGACGACTGGACCCTCTACGCAGGTACCACCTACACCCGCTGGAGCCGTTTGCAAAACATCACCGTGAAGAACAGCGGAGTCGCAGCGGCGTTGGGTGGCAGCGCAGGCCCGATCGGCACGATCACCGAGGAGCAGAACTGGCACGACACCTGGGCGCACGCCATCGGTGCCGCGTACAAGCTCAACAAGCAGTGGACCCTGCGCACCGGCTTCTCGGTTGACCAGTCGCCCACCAACAACACCGACCGCTCCCCGCGCATCCCGACGGGTGACCGCAGGGCCATCAGCTTCGGTGCCGGTTATAGCCCGACAGACGATTTGACCATCGACGTGGCTTACTCCTACCTCAAGGAAGAAGACACCACCGTCAATCTGTCTAGCCCGACCAAGGGTACCTATAGCTCCACCTACAACAACAGCGCCCACGGTTTCGGTACGTCTGTGACTTACCGCTTCTAA
- the cobC gene encoding alpha-ribazole phosphatase family protein — protein sequence MTLRLDLLRHGETELGGGLRGSLDDALTAAGWAQMRVAVAEGGPWDRIVSSPLQRCARFAQELADQLALPLHMDADLQELHFGEWEGRSAAQLMETDAESLGLFWANPYAFTPPKAEPLTAFSSRVLAAVERLHQAYAGQRVLLISHGGVMRLLLAQARGLPREQLLQVEVGHGALLTLQVGSGCVLSE from the coding sequence ATGACCTTGCGCCTCGATCTGCTGCGTCATGGCGAAACCGAGCTCGGCGGTGGCCTGCGTGGCAGCCTGGACGACGCTCTGACGGCTGCTGGCTGGGCGCAGATGCGCGTGGCGGTGGCTGAGGGTGGACCGTGGGATCGAATCGTCAGCTCGCCGCTGCAACGCTGCGCACGCTTTGCCCAAGAGCTGGCTGACCAGTTGGCCCTGCCACTGCACATGGACGCCGATCTGCAGGAGCTGCACTTCGGTGAATGGGAAGGGCGCAGCGCTGCCCAACTGATGGAGACCGACGCGGAGAGTTTGGGGCTGTTCTGGGCCAATCCTTATGCGTTCACCCCGCCCAAGGCTGAACCGCTGACGGCGTTTTCCTCGCGGGTATTGGCGGCGGTCGAGCGTTTGCATCAGGCCTATGCCGGTCAGCGCGTGTTGCTGATCAGTCACGGCGGGGTGATGCGCCTGTTGCTGGCTCAGGCTCGGGGGTTGCCCCGTGAGCAACTGCTTCAGGTTGAAGTTGGGCATGGTGCACTGCTGACGCTTCAGGTCGGCAGCGGCTGCGTGTTGAGCGAATGA
- the cobT gene encoding nicotinate-nucleotide--dimethylbenzimidazole phosphoribosyltransferase, translated as MSNSWWLKPAQAINSQVREEALARQQQLTKPAGSLGQLERVAVQLAGLQGRLKPSVDNLWIAIFAGDHGVVAEGVSAFPQEVTGQMLHNFVTGGAAISVLARQLSAQLEVVDLGTVSPLNLPGVRHLQLGAGTANFVEGPAMTEAQGLLALEAGRDSARRALASGAELFIGGEMGIGNTAAASALGCALLECRAQLLVGPGTGLNAAGVTHKALVIERALALHAGHAGDPLRTLFCLGGFEIAALVGAYLACAQEGIAVLVDGFICSVAALVAVRLNPSCRDWLLFGHRGAEPGHRHVLEVLQAEPLLDLGLRLGEGSGAALAVPLLRLACELHNGMATFAEAAVADRPA; from the coding sequence ATGAGCAATTCCTGGTGGCTGAAGCCGGCGCAGGCAATCAATAGTCAGGTGCGTGAAGAGGCTCTGGCCCGTCAGCAGCAGTTGACCAAACCGGCCGGCTCTCTCGGGCAGCTAGAGCGGGTAGCGGTGCAGCTCGCCGGGTTGCAGGGGCGGCTCAAGCCCAGTGTCGACAACCTGTGGATCGCCATTTTTGCGGGCGATCATGGCGTGGTTGCAGAAGGGGTTTCGGCTTTTCCGCAGGAAGTCACCGGGCAAATGCTGCATAACTTCGTGACTGGCGGTGCGGCAATCAGCGTGCTGGCCCGTCAGCTTTCGGCGCAGTTGGAAGTGGTTGATCTGGGCACGGTATCGCCGTTGAACCTGCCGGGTGTCCGGCATTTGCAGTTGGGTGCGGGCACCGCGAACTTCGTCGAAGGGCCGGCGATGACCGAGGCGCAGGGTTTGCTCGCGCTGGAGGCTGGGCGTGACAGTGCTCGCCGTGCACTGGCGTCGGGCGCGGAGCTGTTTATTGGCGGCGAGATGGGCATCGGCAACACCGCAGCGGCCAGCGCATTGGGATGCGCCTTGCTCGAATGCCGGGCACAGTTGCTGGTTGGGCCGGGCACTGGGCTCAATGCGGCGGGCGTCACGCACAAAGCGTTGGTCATCGAGCGTGCGTTGGCGCTGCATGCCGGGCATGCTGGCGATCCGCTGCGCACTTTGTTCTGTCTGGGCGGCTTCGAGATTGCAGCGCTGGTCGGTGCCTACCTGGCCTGTGCTCAGGAAGGTATCGCGGTGCTGGTCGACGGCTTTATTTGCAGCGTTGCGGCGTTGGTTGCGGTGCGCTTGAATCCATCGTGTCGTGACTGGTTGTTGTTCGGCCATCGGGGCGCCGAGCCAGGCCACCGGCACGTGCTGGAAGTCTTGCAGGCCGAACCTTTGCTCGACCTGGGCTTGCGCCTGGGTGAGGGCAGTGGTGCAGCGTTGGCTGTGCCTTTGCTGCGTCTGGCCTGTGAACTGCACAACGGCATGGCGACGTTCGCCGAGGCGGCAGTGGCGGACCGCCCGGCATGA
- a CDS encoding adenosylcobinamide-GDP ribazoletransferase, with the protein MSPFWIALQFLSSLPIRLPGMPEPQALGRSLLFYPLVGLLFGLVLMGLNALLSGTPSMLHAALLLTAWVVLSGGLHLDGLADSADAWLGGFGDRERTLSIMKDPRSGPIAVVTLVLVLLLKFCALLAVIEHRQSVALLLAPLIGRSAMLALFLGTPYVRAGGLGQALADHLPRTLGQQVLLLSAVGCVLVAGVSGLIALLVACVCFFWLRHLMLRRLGGTTGDTAGALLELLEVAVLVVLALVYA; encoded by the coding sequence CTGTCGCCCTTCTGGATTGCCCTGCAGTTTCTCAGCAGCCTGCCCATTCGCCTGCCGGGCATGCCGGAGCCGCAAGCGTTAGGGCGGTCGTTGTTGTTTTATCCGTTGGTGGGGCTGCTGTTCGGGCTGGTGCTGATGGGCCTCAATGCGCTGTTGAGCGGTACGCCGTCGATGTTGCATGCGGCCTTGCTGCTGACCGCCTGGGTAGTGCTCAGCGGCGGCCTGCACCTGGACGGATTGGCCGACAGCGCTGATGCGTGGCTCGGTGGCTTTGGTGACCGCGAACGCACCCTGAGCATCATGAAAGACCCGCGCAGTGGACCGATCGCGGTCGTTACCCTGGTGCTGGTGCTTCTGCTCAAATTCTGTGCCCTGCTGGCAGTGATCGAACACCGGCAGAGCGTGGCCTTATTGCTGGCCCCATTGATCGGGCGCAGCGCCATGCTCGCCTTGTTTCTGGGCACACCGTATGTACGGGCGGGTGGGTTGGGACAAGCACTGGCCGATCACCTGCCACGCACACTGGGCCAGCAGGTTTTGCTGTTGAGCGCCGTGGGGTGCGTGCTCGTGGCGGGAGTGAGCGGTCTGATTGCCCTGTTGGTGGCGTGTGTCTGTTTCTTCTGGCTACGCCACCTGATGCTACGCCGACTCGGCGGCACCACCGGCGACACCGCCGGCGCGCTCCTGGAATTGCTGGAAGTGGCAGTGCTGGTGGTGTTGGCGCTGGTTTATGCCTAG
- the cobU gene encoding bifunctional adenosylcobinamide kinase/adenosylcobinamide-phosphate guanylyltransferase, with translation MLQLILGGARSGKSRLAEQLATHSSLDVIYIATSQALDGEMSQRVAIHRQRRPDSWGLIEEPLELARVLVEQASAQRCLLVDCLTLWLTNLLMLEDPERLALEREALLNCLAGLPCEIIFVSNETGMGVVPLGELTRRYVDEAGWLHQALAERCQRVVLTVAGLPLTLKGPAI, from the coding sequence ATGCTGCAACTTATTCTAGGCGGCGCTCGTTCGGGCAAAAGTCGACTGGCCGAGCAGTTGGCCACCCACAGTAGCCTCGACGTCATCTATATCGCTACCAGCCAGGCGCTGGATGGCGAAATGAGCCAGCGCGTGGCGATCCATCGTCAGCGCCGCCCCGACAGCTGGGGCCTGATTGAAGAACCGCTCGAACTGGCCCGTGTCCTGGTCGAGCAGGCCAGTGCCCAGCGGTGCCTGTTAGTGGATTGCCTGACCTTATGGCTGACCAATCTGCTGATGCTCGAAGACCCTGAGCGCCTGGCCCTTGAGCGCGAGGCGCTGTTGAACTGCCTCGCCGGGTTGCCCTGTGAAATCATTTTTGTCAGCAACGAAACCGGGATGGGCGTCGTGCCCCTCGGTGAACTGACCCGGCGTTACGTCGACGAGGCCGGCTGGCTGCATCAAGCCCTGGCCGAACGTTGCCAACGCGTGGTGTTGACCGTCGCTGGCCTGCCCTTGACCTTGAAAGGACCCGCAATATGA
- the cobD gene encoding threonine-phosphate decarboxylase CobD, with amino-acid sequence MLEHGGRLRDAALHYGIAEAEWLDLSSGISPWPWPIPEIPARAWARLPETDDGLELAACAYYGAPRVLPVPGSQAAIQALPRLRRAGKVGVLSPCYAEHAEAWRANGFRVREVFEHEVDFFIDSLDVLVVVNPNNPTGLSIAPERLLEWHAHLAQRGGWLVVDEAFMDNTPQLSLTAEAWRVGLIVLRSFGKFFGLAGVRLGFVIAEPQLLKLLARQIGPWAVSGPTRVLGQVCLSDVEGHRLQRLRTEHASQRLAELLSQYGLKPQGGCALFQWLTTPHAVQVYEFCARRGILLRLFLNTGSPHHSALRFGLPAEEVDWQRFERALSDYTKEIP; translated from the coding sequence ATGCTTGAGCACGGCGGTCGCTTGCGAGATGCGGCATTGCACTACGGCATCGCTGAAGCCGAGTGGCTGGACCTGTCCAGTGGTATCTCGCCCTGGCCCTGGCCGATTCCGGAAATCCCGGCGCGAGCCTGGGCGCGGCTGCCGGAAACCGACGATGGCCTGGAACTGGCAGCCTGCGCCTACTATGGCGCCCCTCGTGTGCTACCGGTGCCCGGTTCGCAAGCCGCGATTCAGGCGTTGCCGCGTTTGCGTCGTGCGGGCAAGGTCGGTGTGTTATCGCCGTGTTATGCCGAACATGCCGAAGCCTGGCGTGCCAACGGCTTTCGGGTGCGCGAAGTGTTCGAGCACGAAGTGGATTTTTTCATCGACAGCCTTGATGTGCTGGTGGTGGTCAATCCGAACAACCCCACCGGGCTGAGCATCGCCCCGGAGCGCCTGCTGGAATGGCACGCGCACCTGGCCCAGCGCGGTGGCTGGTTGGTGGTCGATGAAGCCTTTATGGACAACACGCCGCAGTTGAGCCTGACCGCCGAAGCCTGGCGCGTCGGCTTGATCGTGTTGCGTTCGTTCGGCAAGTTCTTCGGGCTGGCGGGCGTGCGTTTGGGCTTTGTGATTGCCGAACCACAGCTGCTCAAATTGCTGGCGCGGCAGATTGGCCCTTGGGCCGTCAGCGGGCCAACGCGTGTGCTGGGGCAAGTGTGCCTGAGCGATGTCGAAGGTCATCGCCTGCAACGCCTGCGTACCGAACACGCCAGCCAGCGCCTGGCTGAACTGCTGAGCCAGTATGGCTTGAAACCTCAGGGTGGTTGCGCGCTGTTTCAATGGTTGACGACTCCGCACGCTGTTCAGGTTTATGAGTTCTGTGCCCGGCGCGGGATTCTGCTGCGGCTGTTTTTGAACACCGGCAGTCCCCACCACAGCGCCCTGCGTTTCGGTCTGCCGGCTGAAGAAGTCGACTGGCAACGGTTCGAACGAGCTCTTAGCGACTACACCAAGGAAATACCATGA